A single genomic interval of Helianthus annuus cultivar XRQ/B chromosome 6, HanXRQr2.0-SUNRISE, whole genome shotgun sequence harbors:
- the LOC110864736 gene encoding beta-glucosidase 42, with product MENERKRMMEEEWNSMIPPIHQLSPAHFPPNFLFGVATSAYQVEGAANEGGRGPCIWDAFTHTQGKIKDGKNGDVAVDQYHRYKEDVDLIAKLGFSAYRFSISWSRIYPDGLGTEVNNEGIMYYNNLINYLLEKGIEPCVTLYHWDIPLHLDESMGGWLSDSVVKYFAIYAETCFASFGDRVKKWITINEPLQTAVNGYFTGVFAPGRCDHQSAEPYLAAHHQLLAHAEAVSIYRKKFKDLQGGEIGLVVDCEWAEALTDKEEDKAAAARRIDFHLGWYLDPIFFGEYPKSMQERVGDKLPVFSQKDKELIRNSLDFVGLNHYTSRFVSHWTNKAENNYYTIQEATRIDVWENGAIGEKAASPWLYVVPWGLRKVLKYIAQKYNNPPIYITENGMDDEDNDASPLHEMLDDKLRVNYYKGYLASVSLAIKEGVDVKGYFAWSLVDNFEWADGYTKRFGLIYVDYKNGLTRHPKSSAYWFSKFLRGEDGENGKKD from the exons ATGGAGAACGAAAGAAAGAGAATGATGGAGGAAGAATGGAACTCCATGATTCCACCTATTCATCAACTCTCTCCTGCTCATTTCCCGCCCAATTTCCTCTTTGGCGTCGCTACTTCTGCTTATCAG GTTGAAGGAGCTGCTAATGAGGGTGGCAGGGGTCCTTGCATATGGGATGctttcacacacacacaag GAAAGATAAAAGATGGGAAAAACGGAGATGTAGCAGTAGATCAATACCATCGTTACAAG GAAGACGTTGACCTTATTGCCAAATTGGGTTTCAGTGCTTACCGATTTTCTATATCCTGGTCTCGTATCTATCCAG ATGGGCTGGGAACCGAAGTCAACAACGAAGGGATCATGTATTACAATAATCTTATAAACTACCTTCTAGAAAAGG GAATTGAGCCGTGTGTAACATTATACCATTGGGATATTCCATTGCATCTTGATGAGTCAATGGGAGGGTGGTTAAGTGACTCAGTGGT AAAGTATTTCGCTATCTATGCAGAAACTTGCTTTGCAAGTTTCGGTGATAGAGTGAAGAAGTGGATTACAATCAATGAGCCCCTTCAGACAGCAGTAAACGGATATTTTACCGGTGTATTTGCACCTGGAAGATGTGACCATCAGTCAGCTGAACCGTATTTGGCTGCCCATCACCAGCTTTTGGCCCATGCAGAAGCAGTTTCAATATATAGAAAAAAATTTAAG GATCTGCAAGGTGGAGAAATAGGATTGGTTGTTGATTGTGAATGGGCGGAGGCGTTAACTGATAAAGAAGAAGATAAAGCTGCGGCAGCAAGGCGTATTGATTTTCATCTAGGATG GTACTTGGATCCGATATTTTTTGGAGAATATCCTAAATCTATGCAGGAGAGGGTTGGAGACAAGCTTCCGGTATTTTCCCAGAAAGATAAAGAATTAATAAGAAACTCACTGGATTTTGTTGGTTTAAATCATTATACATCAAGATTTGTGTCACATTGGACAAACAAAGCAGAAAATAATTATTATACAATACAAGAGGCAACAAGAATAG ATGTATGGGAAAATGGAGCGATTGGTGAAAAG GCAGCATCACCATGGCTGTATGTTGTTCCATGGGGTCTCCGGAAAGTTCTTAAGTACATAGCTCAAAAGTACAATAATCCGCCAATATACATTACTGAAAATG GCATGGACGATGAAGACAACGATGCATCTCCCCTACATGAAATGTTGGATGACAAACTGAGAGTTAATTACTATAAGGGATATCTCGCATCTGTTTCTCTGGCTATCAA GGAAGGAGTGGATGTTAAGGGATACTTTGCTTGGTCATTAGTGGATAATTTTGAGTGGGCTGATGGTTATACAAAGCGGTTCGGTTTGATATATGTTGACTACAAGAACGGTCTCACTCGTCATCCAAAATCGTCTGCATATTGGTTCTCGAAGTTCCTGAGAGGCGAAGACGGGGAAAATGGCAAAAAAGACTAA